One region of Parerythrobacter jejuensis genomic DNA includes:
- a CDS encoding DUF11 domain-containing protein — MKRSKQLLGAVSSVALIAFSTSPALAAGTTAGDTITNTVTVDFEVGGVNQTDVTATDTFTVDRKVNVTVSEVGGATTNVSPGGIEQVTTFDVTNLSNDTIDLDLSVAQPASDDFDVTNVKFFIDDGDGVFDAGDTEVTFLDEVAEDETVRVFVVGDIPISQSTGDVAEVILTADSHAGGTASSLGAELTATAGANTAGVDTVLADGAGDTDAANDGAFSDTDSYTVQAAALTAAKSSVLISDPVNGTTNPKAIPGAVVEYCIAVSNGAGSATATGVTVSDVLPADVTYDAGFGIFVNGTFDGVAGTCNADGTAGGSFGSGTVSGSLSDIAAGVTRTLYFRATIN, encoded by the coding sequence ATGAAACGCAGCAAGCAATTGCTGGGTGCAGTAAGCTCTGTAGCGCTTATCGCATTCAGCACTTCGCCTGCCCTGGCCGCGGGAACGACTGCTGGTGATACGATCACCAACACCGTCACCGTGGACTTTGAGGTAGGCGGGGTAAACCAGACGGACGTCACAGCGACGGACACGTTCACAGTTGACCGCAAGGTCAATGTGACGGTTTCCGAAGTTGGTGGCGCAACGACCAATGTTTCGCCTGGCGGAATCGAACAGGTCACGACTTTCGATGTCACCAACCTCTCGAACGACACGATCGATCTCGATCTGTCGGTCGCCCAGCCGGCATCTGATGATTTTGACGTGACCAACGTCAAATTCTTCATCGATGATGGCGACGGCGTATTCGATGCTGGCGACACCGAAGTCACATTCCTCGACGAAGTCGCGGAAGACGAAACCGTCCGTGTCTTCGTGGTTGGCGATATTCCGATCTCGCAAAGCACTGGCGATGTTGCAGAAGTTATCCTGACGGCTGACTCGCATGCGGGTGGCACAGCCAGCTCGCTGGGTGCAGAACTGACGGCCACCGCTGGTGCCAACACTGCAGGTGTGGACACTGTCCTCGCTGATGGTGCGGGTGACACGGATGCCGCCAATGACGGCGCTTTCTCCGACACTGACAGCTACACCGTGCAAGCGGCAGCGCTGACAGCGGCGAAAAGCAGCGTTCTGATCAGTGATCCTGTCAATGGCACTACCAACCCGAAAGCAATTCCGGGTGCAGTCGTTGAATATTGCATTGCAGTATCCAACGGTGCGGGCAGTGCGACTGCGACTGGCGTTACCGTGAGCGACGTTCTGCCAGCCGACGTCACCTATGACGCTGGCTTCGGCATTTTCGTCAACGGTACGTTTGATGGCGTAGCAGGCACTTGCAACGCGGACGGCACGGCCGGCGGGAGCTTCGGTTCCGGCACGGTTTCCGGCTCGCTGAGCGACATTGCCGCGGGTGTTACCCGCACTCTCTACTTCCGCGCAACAATCAACTGA